ACCCGCATGATCTGTACTCAGGAGCTCGGCCGGAATATCACCGGGCTTGAAGTCATTTTGCCAGTAGATTACTCAGTCAGCGAAAGACAGGCTCCCCGCTATGAAATGAGTTCTGACGATGTTAAGGATGTGGCATTGTGGTATTTCAGCACTTATAGTGAAACTCCAGATATTTCCAGGGCAAAGCCATTTATTCACTACTTAGAGCATTATGGCTTGTTCAATATTATGAATATATCTTCGGGTGGGATAAGGATATCATTTGCCAGAGATCTGCTCAACAGCCTTCAAAAGTCATTTGTTCTTAATGAATACTATGTTATCAAGCTGCTTCTTCACCAGGAAGATCAGCTCACTGAAGTAGCCAGAGAGTTACGGCGTAATGAAGAAAAACCAGTTAATAATGAAGTATATGCCAGCTTGATGAAAAATGTCGCTGACTCTGGTAAAGAGCAGGATCCTGTTCATGTAGGTTTTCAGTTTATCCAGGAGGCACACCCTGGCACCGGGGGCAGACTGAACTGGATAGACATAAGAGACAAAGGCTCATGGCATGTTGGTAACTGGCTTTTCTCAAGAAGCAGTCATACCAGATAAAAGGACATGCAAGCATAAACAACGGGCAAAATCATTGATGCTGCATTGGTTCCTGGAAGAAGTTGGCTTCTAAGTAACTAAAGCCAAATTAGTAATAAATTCAAAGTATTATGGTTTTACCATACAGATTGCTTCGGTCGCTTAGGCTCCCTCTTGGGTGACAAGTTTTCAGCAACTACATCCCTGACAGCTCAGGTGTCATTGCGAGCGAGTCTTCGAGCGCGGCAATCTCTAACGTATTGAGGCTATTACCTCTTTTTTTGTGGCTTAAGCCACATTTCAAAGAAGCGGCTGGAGCCGCAAGAGTAAGACTTAGGCTGATTTTTTAGTTACTCACACGTTCGGTCCCGGTCCCTCCGGGTGAAGAGCTTTAAAGTAACATCATACGGAGAATTATATTATGTCCATTATGTTCTGGCTCAAGGTATACCTTCTCACTGTTCCAGTATTTTTTATTATTGATATAATCTGGCTTGGGTTTGTGGCCAGAAATTTTTACAAGACTCAACTGCATCACCTGTTAAGCCCTGAGGTCAACTGGACAGCAGCAATTATTTTTTATCTGATCTACATATCTGGAATCATTTTCTTTGCTGTAAGACCAGCCCTCGACTCAGGCTCCCTTGCCAAAGCGTGCCTGCTGGGAGCACTTTTCGGTTTTTTCACCTACGCAACATATGACCTGACCAACCTGGCCACCCTGAAAAACTGGCCTGTTCTTGTTGCTGTTGTTGATATAATCTGGGGTACAGTTCTCTGCCTTCTTGTGGCAGGCAGTGCATTTTTAATTGCAGCCCGGCTGGCCGGGTAAACATTTGCATTCATCACAAGAGTATACGTTTTTATTGCCGACATGTACCGGACGGATTTATCCTTGTTAGAGGAAACTGATAAGCCATGTCCATCTATAACCCACTTTTTTTGACCCTGGGCGCATCCATTCTGCTTATGATTTGTGCATGGGTCCTTTCTTTGCTGCGGGGAAAAGCTTGCGTAGCAGACAGCTTCTGGGGTGCTGGTTTTTTAATTGTGGCCTGGATTGTTTATTGTGCGGGCCATGGATATGAGGCGCGAAGCCTTTTGGCAGCATGTCTGATAAGTATCTGGGGCATAAGACTCTGCATCCATGTTAGCGCGCGCAACTGGGGACAGCCGGAAGACAGACGGTACCAGGCCCTGCGAGATTACCGGGGCAAAAATTTCTGGTGGGTCAGCCTGTTTACGGTATTTTTGCTTCAGGCTGTATTACTATGGCTGGTGTCCCTTGGAGTCCAGCTGGCTCAGTTGAGCCCAGTGCCGGATAAACTCACAATTTTTGATATAATGGGGGCACTGATATGGATGACAGGCTTTATTATCCAGGTTGTTGGAGATACCCAGCTGCAGATGTTCAAAAATAACCCTGATAATAAAGGCAGGGTTATGGATCAGGGGCTATGGGGATATTCGCGTCATCCCAATTATTTTGGAGAAAGCCTGATGTGGTGGGGTTTATATCTCCTGGTCCTTCAAACTCCTTATGCTTTGTGGGCGATAATCAGTCCTTTAATTATTACCTTTTTGCTGCTAAAGGTATCTGGAGTAGCCATGACTGAACAAAATATCAGCCAAAGGCGTCCTGAGTACAATGATTATCAACAACGGGTGAGTGCATTTATACCCTGGTTTCCCAAAAAAAGATAAAAATAATGGTAACTGTTCACTATCTTGGCAGCCTCTGCCCAATTTGATTTTCTTTTGTTGCAAACTCCCGGCTTGAGCCCGTAAGCCATAATCATTATGTTTTCCAGTAGCCGGGAGACGGTGTTTCAGCCATGATTCCGGCTAACGGGCTCAAGGCCGGTCAAACAAGCAACAATGCGAAAACTCAAACAGGACAGAGGCTTAATCCTGTGAATAAATTATGCTGAACAGTTACAAAAATGCATAGCATTTGAATAGCCTTCATGTCTGGCCGGAAGGCCTTGTAAATAAACACAAAAGAGCAGGTTATGACAAATTCCCATACACAAAATTCCATTGCTGTTATTGGCGCTGGCGCTGCTGGAATAAGTGCTGCGCACTACCTTTCCAGAAAGTACAGTGTAGATCTTTATGAGTCTGGGCCAGATATTGGAGGGCATGTTGTCACTGTGATGGCAGATGATAACGGCTCCACCATACCTGTGGATATGGGCTTTATTGTCTTTAACAAACGCAACTACCCCTGCTTTTGCAGGCTGATTCAGGAATTAAATGTTGAGTCTGCATCCACTGACATGTCCTTTTCCTATAGTGAACCAGGGTCTGGTTTTGCCTATTCGGGTCACAGTCTGTCCGCCCTTTTCGCCAGCCGCACCAATATCATCAATCCCAGGTTCTGGAAGATGCTGGTGTCCATTGCCAGGTTCAACCACTCAATCCTAAAAGATCTGAAAGCAGGCAGTATCCAGGACACAACTCTTGGGAAATATGTATCCATGCATGGTTACCATCCTGTCCTTTTTGAACGTTATCTGGAGCCCATGATCAAAGCCATCTGGTCTGCAGAGGAAGAAGGAGCGGAAAAGTTTCCTCTGAAGCGTTTTGCTGATTTTTTTGCCAATCATGGCCTTCTGGGAATACGTGACAGACCAAGGTGGCAATATATCAAGGGTGGCAGTCATACCTATGTTAAAGCTTTCAAAAAGAAATTTTCCGGCCGGGTGCTGACTTCAACACCGGTACGAGCAATTACCCGAACCTCTTCCGGTCCGGAAGTGCATCTGGATTCAGGCAAATTTCAATACAAGGCCGCAGTAATTGCCTGTCACGCTGATGATGCTCTCAACCTTTTACACCAGCCCGACCATGTGGAAAGAGCTCTTCTTTCTCTCTGGCAATACACAACCAATGAGGTCATTCTGCACACGGATGAAACTTTTCTGCCCCCAAACAAGAGGGCCTGGGCCTGTTGGAACTATATAGCAGAACCTGAAAAGGAACACAAAAAGGTCAATGTGCATTACTGGATGAATATGCTTCAGAACTTTAAGGCATCTCTTAACCATGTGGTTTCACTAAACCCACGCACCCCTGTTAAAAGAGACAGAATCAACCATCACCAGAACATGACTCATCCCTGCTTTACTACTCAGGCAGTCAATTCTCAGTCTGATCTGGCTCAACTTCAGGGACGGGGCGGCATTTATTTTTGCGGCAGCTACCATGGCAACGGATTTCACGAGGATGCCATTGCTTCAGGGGTAAAAGCAGCACAAATGCTGGGGGTGCGGATTTGAATTCAAGGATAGCCCTGGCCAGCGTATCGCACCATAGATCTTTTTCTGTTGAAAACAGCTTTGAATACCCTTTTATCTGTCTGATCCTGGACCTGGACGAAATAAGCCGCCTGGATCAGTCCCTGGCTCTTTTTGCTGTCAACCGCAATAGTCTTTTGTCCCTGTCTGAAATTGATTATCTCAGCGCAACCCCTGAAAACATAAAGTCCAAACTTTTTCAGCACATCAAAACAAGTACAGGAAAACAATGCGATCCAGGCAGCAGAGTTTATCTTGTCACTGCCCCCAGACTGCT
Above is a window of Desulfonatronovibrio magnus DNA encoding:
- a CDS encoding DUF1295 domain-containing protein, translating into MSIYNPLFLTLGASILLMICAWVLSLLRGKACVADSFWGAGFLIVAWIVYCAGHGYEARSLLAACLISIWGIRLCIHVSARNWGQPEDRRYQALRDYRGKNFWWVSLFTVFLLQAVLLWLVSLGVQLAQLSPVPDKLTIFDIMGALIWMTGFIIQVVGDTQLQMFKNNPDNKGRVMDQGLWGYSRHPNYFGESLMWWGLYLLVLQTPYALWAIISPLIITFLLLKVSGVAMTEQNISQRRPEYNDYQQRVSAFIPWFPKKR
- a CDS encoding DUF2177 family protein, whose protein sequence is MSIMFWLKVYLLTVPVFFIIDIIWLGFVARNFYKTQLHHLLSPEVNWTAAIIFYLIYISGIIFFAVRPALDSGSLAKACLLGALFGFFTYATYDLTNLATLKNWPVLVAVVDIIWGTVLCLLVAGSAFLIAARLAG
- a CDS encoding NAD(P)/FAD-dependent oxidoreductase; its protein translation is MTNSHTQNSIAVIGAGAAGISAAHYLSRKYSVDLYESGPDIGGHVVTVMADDNGSTIPVDMGFIVFNKRNYPCFCRLIQELNVESASTDMSFSYSEPGSGFAYSGHSLSALFASRTNIINPRFWKMLVSIARFNHSILKDLKAGSIQDTTLGKYVSMHGYHPVLFERYLEPMIKAIWSAEEEGAEKFPLKRFADFFANHGLLGIRDRPRWQYIKGGSHTYVKAFKKKFSGRVLTSTPVRAITRTSSGPEVHLDSGKFQYKAAVIACHADDALNLLHQPDHVERALLSLWQYTTNEVILHTDETFLPPNKRAWACWNYIAEPEKEHKKVNVHYWMNMLQNFKASLNHVVSLNPRTPVKRDRINHHQNMTHPCFTTQAVNSQSDLAQLQGRGGIYFCGSYHGNGFHEDAIASGVKAAQMLGVRI